TTACCATCAGGAGAATATTTAACAAAGCGGACAGCGCTGTCATGGGGTATTGTGAGTCGTGTTTTCCGCGTCGCAAAGTCCCAGACCCTGACGGTCTGATCTTCAGATCCCGACGCGACTTGATTTCCATCAGGCGCAAAAGCGAGCGCCCAGATGCGACCTTTATGGCCATATCGTTTGTCGAGTCGCTTCATCTGATCTAAATCCCAGAAGAACACCCCGCTCCCGAAACCAACCGTGACGGCATTCAATCCATTCGGTGAAAGGGCACCCGCTGAAATTACCTCTTCGTTATCAAGTGATTGAATTAACTTTCCGTTGTTGACATCCCAGATGCAGAGCTGTTTGTCATGACCGCCGGTCACAGCTCGCAGTCCCGATTCATCAAGCGCCGCAAACCGGACATAGCCTTCGTGGCCTGATAGCATGCGAGGCGGTTTCGGGGATTGCCAGCATTTTATAACTTCGCCTGGAACGATCGAAACCAGCAATGACGAACTGTCATCGGCAAACTTTAAGTCGCTGACCGGTCCTCCTGTGAAGACCATGGACAATTCACGGAAATTGATAAGATCAAAGGTCTGAACATATCCGGTGACGGTACCGACTGCTAGAACACGCTGATCCGCATTGAATGCAAGCGATGTAATCCCCTCGTCCGGGAAGGTGTCCTGCCACCTTATCATCTCAGCCATTACGGGATGATCCTGTGATTGAAGCTGAGCGGAGCGCAACGACTCTTTCCAGACCAGTTTACCTGTCTGTGTATCCCAGAGCCTGAGTTCTCCCTGTCGATCACCGCTGACCAGCAAGTGACTGTCCGGGCTGAAAGCCAATGCCTGGACTAAACCGTCATGACCATTCAGAGTCGAGCGTTTGGATTGTTGGGCGACATCCCAGATCACAACAATGCCACCCTCGCCAGCTGTGGCAGCCCAGCGTCCATCAGGTGAGTACGCCGCCGCTCTGACCCGGCCTTTATGCGCTTGTCGAGAAACCGGTGGAGAATCGTTCCCCAGATTGACCCAGACTGCAGTCCCGACTGCGTCGCCTGCCAGTAACTGTTTTCCATCTGGTGCCAGTGACAGCGATGTGATTGCAGATCCAGATCTGGATACCGGAATGCTAGCTGTCAAAGTGGATTTCTTCAAATCCCATACCTCAACTTTGCCAGTATATGTTCCACAGTAAATCTGGTCAGGATCAGCCACAACTGTGGTCATATAGTTCTTGTCGTTCATCGCCTTCGATTCAGGGAAGGTAATTTGTTGTTGCACCAGGCCGGTTTCGATGTCCGTTCTGATGATGTTGTCGGGGCCTTTCACTGAGACAAGTGTCTTGTCGTCTGAACTGAATTTCGGTGCAACCAGGGGGCCGTCGATTTCCTGTTTTTCTAACCACCGGGGCGCAAACAATTGATCGCGGGTGATCACCAGTAAATCCCCCGTCTCTGTTGCGGCAACCCAGAACCGTCCCTCCTGATCGGTCGCAAGCGCAGCCACAGGGGTGTCAAGTTTCACTTTTTCTGTTTGTGCAGGTTTCGTTTGATTCCCGAACGTAAGTGTCCCATTCGCTGTCGCATAAGCAAAATTCTGTGACCGCGAAGCGACGGCAACGGTGGTCATTCTTTGCGAGGGCTTCAGTGTTTTACTTTCAGTAAGGGTCGGCTGAAATGGGGGAGGCATCAAATCTTTTCCCGTGGAAGCCGCGATGACATGCAGGCTGAGATCCGGGAACAGACCAAAGAGACTGTCGTCGTCAGCCGCCTGAACCCACGTATTTTCCGGCAGCTTGACTTCATTCTTGAAAACGAGTGCATTGTTTTTGAAATGATACCAGCGGAGTTTGTCGTCCGTTCCCAGCGTCCAAAGTCGATCCGGCGCGACAAATTTGACTTCAGAGGCAAAGCGGTCCTCTCCATCAATGGCCTGGGAAATTAACTTTCCGGTTTCGACATCCCAGATGAAGAGTCGATTGTCGTGACCTAAACTGGCTAATTTTTTCCCATCGGGCGAGAAGTCGAGTCCCCCGATTGACAATCGGTGCCGCTCCCAGCGTCTGGCTGGTCCCTCAGGTATCGGCTGCAGTACCACAGTTCGGTCCCTGGCTCCATAAGCCAGAACCTGACTGTCAGGCGAAAACGCTACGGACGTCACTCCCAATGGTTCGTGGCACTCTTTGACCACCTGTCCAGACTGCAGATCCCAAATTTGCAACAATGATCCCTCGGCATTGATGTGACGACTGACGGCAGTATATCGTCCATCCGGTGACACACTGAGTTTTTCGATACTTGGAGTAGAATAAACAACAGCATCCTGCTTCCCACCAAAGTAGCCGGGACCGATCCTGGGGGAAGTATCAGTCTGATCAACAGCAACCGGTGGGGACGACGGCACTTTGTTTTCTAATGGAGTTGCAGGAGCGTCTACTACCGTCTCGGAAACAGTGGCCGGGGTGCTGGAAACCGCCACCGTTTGAGGCTGTTCCTTACTGGAACTGACAGCCACCTTCGACTCGTGAGCAGGCGTGGCTGTGTTACTGTCTGTGCGGTTACATCCCTGCAGGGTTAACAGACCGAGGATCAGGGACAGAAACACTTTTGGGTTGCTCAAATAGTTCCTCATGCTCACCTCATGCCATTAGTTGATGGAACATCATTGTGAATTTGGGGAGACGACCTGTTTGCACGTGTGACCCAGATGCGATCGATCATGAAACCATCCGTTTCGCTTTCACCACTGAAAGTGATTTGCAACGGGATACAACCAAGTGCCGGATTGTCTTGCGTATAGGTTTGCAAATGAAATTCAGACAGAGGAATGCTGACCGTTCTCCATTCACCGGGCTGAGTCTGCCAGAGTCGTAAATCAACGTAACAGTAAGTCAAAACTGGCTGGGGATTCTGATAGGTTCGGGCGTGCAAATAGATGTGAAA
The sequence above is a segment of the Gimesia algae genome. Coding sequences within it:
- a CDS encoding WD40 repeat domain-containing protein, which produces MSNPKVFLSLILGLLTLQGCNRTDSNTATPAHESKVAVSSSKEQPQTVAVSSTPATVSETVVDAPATPLENKVPSSPPVAVDQTDTSPRIGPGYFGGKQDAVVYSTPSIEKLSVSPDGRYTAVSRHINAEGSLLQIWDLQSGQVVKECHEPLGVTSVAFSPDSQVLAYGARDRTVVLQPIPEGPARRWERHRLSIGGLDFSPDGKKLASLGHDNRLFIWDVETGKLISQAIDGEDRFASEVKFVAPDRLWTLGTDDKLRWYHFKNNALVFKNEVKLPENTWVQAADDDSLFGLFPDLSLHVIAASTGKDLMPPPFQPTLTESKTLKPSQRMTTVAVASRSQNFAYATANGTLTFGNQTKPAQTEKVKLDTPVAALATDQEGRFWVAATETGDLLVITRDQLFAPRWLEKQEIDGPLVAPKFSSDDKTLVSVKGPDNIIRTDIETGLVQQQITFPESKAMNDKNYMTTVVADPDQIYCGTYTGKVEVWDLKKSTLTASIPVSRSGSAITSLSLAPDGKQLLAGDAVGTAVWVNLGNDSPPVSRQAHKGRVRAAAYSPDGRWAATAGEGGIVVIWDVAQQSKRSTLNGHDGLVQALAFSPDSHLLVSGDRQGELRLWDTQTGKLVWKESLRSAQLQSQDHPVMAEMIRWQDTFPDEGITSLAFNADQRVLAVGTVTGYVQTFDLINFRELSMVFTGGPVSDLKFADDSSSLLVSIVPGEVIKCWQSPKPPRMLSGHEGYVRFAALDESGLRAVTGGHDKQLCIWDVNNGKLIQSLDNEEVISAGALSPNGLNAVTVGFGSGVFFWDLDQMKRLDKRYGHKGRIWALAFAPDGNQVASGSEDQTVRVWDFATRKTRLTIPHDSAVRFVKYSPDGKQLLTSTINERGWKFPGRFQLWDSSNGKLIVEFKGHRTSVNGAVFSEDGTEITSCGADSQVCRWNASTGKQLSNLTRRNGLSHIDFIPGSPFLVMLRFSNGVFIDEAGSLKRLSEFNVPTRSIGDLNVSSKSNRIIAGTQEGRVFVWSIGGE